aaataaacagctggaaaagaaaataagttgaaatgaattatcattgatcctcgggctaaacacaatgtgaaatagaagtccaaaagataattcatttcaaaacttactaaagcagttgccagacacgacccatataaatatagtgatcaagtcacatataccagctgtaaatgctccaataagaataaatgttctacaagaacaatatcaaactgctagtcacgcctgcagcgtggtagacagattggttcccaagataaatcctcgtaaatgaaaaggagcatatattgataatggtcaaaacgaggcaatatagttttgtatgatctccagaagagaaattaaacatgactgacgaaaattcaggtacctgagacaaatgaagagatctcaataagttatgtcatgtatgaaacaaaatggaaccgataagaaaattgacgtcgatgatattatacatgcaaagtagcagttgatataataaatgagaaagaggatcatgaaagaaagtctattgaaaagtgtacacaaagaaatgattggccaaatcagaaagatgcaatagacaaagatataaacttcttgtgaaatagagaagtatttggaccagtagtccatacactaaaaggtgtaaaacaagtgagatgtaaatgaaccgttgcacacaaagaaggatcaatatgaaattgattgtgaagagacataatttcatatggtagatgcaactagtttcaagttccttatagtctggtaataaaggaagaacttgaataaaacaatccacttgaaaaatgttaatccctgaaagtataatccatgaaggattgatgatatcaaaatcatgttcccgggaactctgcatattcgatcgaattgaaacaaactattttatgggatatatgaaatattaacaaatgtatccatttgtatttatcaagagattataaatcaatagaatcatgatttgaatataatcaaaactcctgaagagttatagaaaaattatattttgaaagaaaactcttgacaatactatattgtttttatgtattctaaactggagatctaaaactgagatgttatcataaagatccttaaagtattttatttaagacgctcgtatatgtttggtcctgaaataccatacgtaagagtgttatttaagaaaattattaatctttttcattactgaaagatgtaatttcatatgaaaagaaagaaaatcataatagtaacttctatagttacaaatgaataattcgtatgtacgagacgaatttctatacgattatatgtaagaaatttggtttgaaatccaaatagaccaataaactattgtctaagtcaaaagagaattatggacaagaagtctaaaggccctagatatcataatagaaatgaatagagtttattctcttaagcttaattctctgaagagagttgattggaatgcatatcctgaagatattgtttccagggaaagaaatatgatagtaagtgtggttgtactctttttccttatcatggtttttttttatcccattgggtttttccatgacaaggttttaacgaggcaacaaagaacatacaaaagatagacaaccaaagagaatgttacaatttgagagatgaaaatctatcattgttctaaaggttctatgactactcatttgagggggagcttacgtagttgtactctttttacttttactacggttttccccattgggttttccatgactaggtttttaatgaggcaccacgtaatacaagatggatgatcaagggggagtgttataaattaagcattgaaatgatcatccacttctttaccaaactcaagcactatgatcatccactcctttaccaactcaagcactatgatcatctactcatcaagcattatgatcacccactcatttaccaaattaagcaccatctttgttattttatgtattgttgttcactataaataccatcactcatctcactcttttgtacaccataaacaagaacaagagtttataatcaaaacaccattacatcttcttcttcttacttataATAAACCCTCTCACTTAtagtagtgttatttgcttcatacgggtattaaattctactcttatttaaatttctcgatactataaattataagttatttcataacagcATCAACTTATTATTTGGAACCATACAAACTAGTAATGATGACCGGTTATTTTCTCAACACAACACATGAATGTATTAAAGTATTTTCATGCTTCTCGGTAGTTAGCTTCTTTAGCAGAAATGTCATCTATTAAGTTCAGCTCATTCATGCTTCCAAGCGGACTTTTAACTGCTTGCTATTTATTCACTTCccatttctcttttattttcacaaagctaaaaataaaagatttgttCCATAACTGAGTAAAGTAACCTCagggaaactaaataaaattaaaagtttagAACACAAAACGAAAAGTAAAACAGCAAATGAAATCATTTCCTAGTCTTATCCAGAACTTCAATGTATCTCTTTGGAACTCCGTAGTGTTCCACCATATATCTCGCCACATCTTCAATCACACCTCCCTGTATCAGAACCTCGTACCCTTTCTTACCTGTAAGACAAACACAATCTCTCACTAGTTTTATTCCCTTTCACACAAACAAATAGACAAAAGCAACATACCTGGAAGTTCGTTAACTGAAGTACTACAAGCAAACTTCTTCTGCAGCTCTGATCCAAACGAGTCAGGATCCATCAAGAACGTCTCTATCCCCGAGACCTTGGTCACTTTCTTGTTACCTTGTCTTCGCTCCGTCATTATCTGAACCGGCTTTATACCTCCTTTACGAACCACAGGTTCGCATCCTCCTCTCATCACCACCTGATGAGGCTGCATCCTCCCTATAAAAGTCGATCCAACATCCTTTTTATGAATCTCTGACGGATACGCTGATCCCTTTTTGATAGCTCCTTTGAACAATGCGTCGCACAGGATAGGATCCAGCACCACCATTGACTTGTTTGTTGGCTTCACCAGATTTTCCTTCTCGATGTATTTGAAGACGACGTCAGAGGCTTCTGAAGCTGTGTATAGCTTTCCTTTGTCTTCTCCGAGTGATGCAAATATTGCGCTGTTGTGTATGCTTGGTTTGTAGACCTCTATGATTTCAAGCATTTTGTCTGACTGAGCTTGTGCTGTGGAGCTGGCGACAGAAGACTCGGAGAtttctgctttctttttctctggCTTGAAGGATGAGTAATCAGGGTGCCTGCGGTTAACTGAGATCAGCACAATCTCCTTCTTGTGCTTGTCTTCTTTCACAGTTATCTGTGCATATGGTTAAAACAATCAGAGTGCCAATCAATACATCAGAGTGTATGCGTATATCAGGGTTAAATGGTAAACTACCAATGAGGCAATGAGTGTTACCAACTCTTTTGAGATACATATAGCACTTTATAACTGATAAACTAGTCGGTGTTGGAAGAGAGAGTCTGTGTACACTCATACTCTATAACATCGAGTAATAAAATTACCAACAAACAAGGAGACAAGTCACAAGATAACTAACCATTCCTGCAGAAGCTTTAGATTGCAGCCACTTTGACAGTTTTTTATGGGAAGACTTCTTAATGTCTAGTGTGATCCCAGGAGGCCTACAAGGTAATACATGATTTGCCCTGCACCAcccacataaaaaaaattatgtaagcTAAAcatggaaaggaaaaaaaatgggTTAAGGTCAGGTCTCCGCAGAGTCAAGAGTAACACAAATACGAGAACATAGCTTTAGAGTGTGATATAACAACCCCTCCCAACAAAGTAAAGGGGGAAAAGCATACATCATGACGTAATATTCCAAGCAATTACTAGAAAAAAGTTTGCTTTCAAAGAAACTCAAAGTATCTGAATGGCATTCTTACCATAAAGTGCTTCCTGGTATGGGAAGGTCCTTCTCTTTCAGTGTTGTATGCAATGCTTGCAAAAGGCATTGGTCAAGAAGGGCATCTACCTCCTCTGTGGAGAGAGGATTCTGCTTCTCAGTATTAGCTTCATTAGCAGAAACGTCATCTCCTAAGTTAACCTCATTCATGCTTCCAACTATGTCTTCTTCAGTACCATTCTTAGCATCAGTAGCTGAGGTTGAAGCTGTTTCCAAAGCAGATGCATCTTCTTCGTTTCCTGTGCTTGTCTGCT
This Brassica napus cultivar Da-Ae chromosome C6, Da-Ae, whole genome shotgun sequence DNA region includes the following protein-coding sequences:
- the LOC106405889 gene encoding eukaryotic translation initiation factor 2D-like, which encodes MFKKAVEAKSHQRLSGADRKKLRRTVQNRFSLLTDELLDAILPPKVEITVSKFQNRVLVYSIEGGCPMFFDIDGRGNEILPTVFALWEAPEMLPSFMLKGGEVSRYVLGGADLMFPGILIPPEGFPSFSAGEIWSVKVPGNAAPIAVGFTTMSSAEGLKAGLRGKALRIAHYYRDFLWESAEGHYVPNAGFWEDVVMEDPAFLASGSGEEVSDASAGQQTSTGNEEDASALETASTSATDAKNGTEEDIVGSMNEVNLGDDVSANEANTEKQNPLSTEEVDALLDQCLLQALHTTLKEKDLPIPGSTLWANHVLPCRPPGITLDIKKSSHKKLSKWLQSKASAGMITVKEDKHKKEIVLISVNRRHPDYSSFKPEKKKAEISESSVASSTAQAQSDKMLEIIEVYKPSIHNSAIFASLGEDKGKLYTASEASDVVFKYIEKENLVKPTNKSMVVLDPILCDALFKGAIKKGSAYPSEIHKKDVGSTFIGRMQPHQVVMRGGCEPVVRKGGIKPVQIMTERRQGNKKVTKVSGIETFLMDPDSFGSELQKKFACSTSVNELPGKKGYEVLIQGGVIEDVARYMVEHYGVPKRYIEVLDKTRK